From a single Entelurus aequoreus isolate RoL-2023_Sb linkage group LG12, RoL_Eaeq_v1.1, whole genome shotgun sequence genomic region:
- the gabarapa gene encoding GABA(A) receptor-associated protein a — MKFQYKEEHPFEKRRSEGEKIRKKYPDRVPVIVEKAPKARIGDLDKKKYLVPSDLTVGQFYFLIRKRIHLRAEDALFFFVNNVIPPTSATMGLLYQEHHEEDFFLYIAYSDESVYGSNSQREM, encoded by the exons ATGAAGTTCCAATACAAAGAAGAGCATCCTTTTGAGAAAAGGCGGTCCGAAGGAGAGAAAATAAGAAAGAAGTACCCGGATAGGGTTCCT GTTATTGTGGAGAAAGCCCCCAAAGCAAGAATAGGGGACCTGGACAAGAAGAAATATCTTGTCCCCTCCGATCTGACAG TGGGACAGTTTTATTTCCTCATCCGGAAACGAATCCACTTGCGAGCTGAGGATGCACTCTTCTTCTTCGTAAACAACGTCATTCCACCCACCTCAGCCACCATGGGGCTCTTATACCAG GAGCATCACGAAGAGGACTTCTTCCTCTACATCGCCTACAGTGACGAAAGTGTGTACGGCAGCAATAGCCAAAGGGAAATGTGA